Proteins found in one Fulvitalea axinellae genomic segment:
- a CDS encoding helix-turn-helix domain-containing protein, protein MATPYRYIAPYRHLEPAERLMIERMWGHGLSVRFIAKAINRAPSTVSRELERNRFGQYYSGTMAQQLAEARKTWGATANIRYRAYGLRKRRYTHRISHNMICWTSDLNHYLRLGINTRQRRLLGSFFKKPSLFKAENKPFGFRRALLLYKTIQLQARLNKDTLHHQDSITKHDYSPNIPPPNKTTIALFALVDHPVFSNQAA, encoded by the coding sequence ATGGCTACCCCCTACCGATACATAGCGCCCTACCGCCACCTGGAACCCGCCGAACGGTTGATGATCGAACGTATGTGGGGTCATGGCCTGTCGGTACGTTTTATAGCCAAGGCCATTAACAGGGCGCCCTCCACGGTAAGCCGGGAACTTGAACGCAACCGCTTTGGTCAGTACTACTCGGGTACTATGGCCCAACAATTGGCCGAAGCTAGAAAAACATGGGGCGCTACCGCTAATATAAGATATCGGGCATACGGCCTTAGGAAACGTAGATATACACACAGGATAAGCCACAATATGATATGCTGGACTTCTGACCTTAACCACTATCTGCGCTTAGGAATCAATACTCGACAACGCAGGCTACTCGGTAGCTTTTTCAAAAAACCGTCACTTTTTAAAGCCGAAAACAAGCCTTTCGGATTCAGAAGAGCTTTGCTCTTATACAAGACAATACAGCTTCAAGCCCGCCTCAACAAAGATACCCTCCACCACCAAGACTCAATCACCAAACACGATTACTCCCCAAACATTCCACCACCCAACAAAACAACTATAGCGCTTTTCGCCCTTGTTGATCATCCTGTTTTTTCAAATCAGGCGGCCTAA
- a CDS encoding glycoside hydrolase family 2 TIM barrel-domain containing protein — protein sequence MMKPIFSALLCALACVPFYGLRAQQKPNWENEKVFAVNKEAPHATFMSFPDRKGALANDFAKSPYYLSLDGVWKFRKAKNPSSAPAGFEKPEFSVSDWADIKVPGNWEVEGFGVPIYVNHPYEFADRRTKLTEMDGPEPPRVPHDFNPVGCYRRDFTLPEKWSGRKVFAHFGAVNSGFYLYVNGQEVGYSQGSKLPAEFDITKFLKPGKNTMAAKIYRWTDGSYLECQDFWRISGIERSVFLYSQPQLRVRDFGVKSVLDAAYTDGLLTLNVELVNHTAKKQNFRITYELLDENGGTVKAEERKATANPGATKLEFSAEVEKVKQWNTEQPNLYTLLVTLKDKKGKTIESLSDKIGFRSVEIKRGQLLVNGVAVLLKGANLHEHDPETGHVVSEETMREDLRLMKTHNLNAVRLSHYPQPELWYELCDEYGIYVVDEANIESHGMYYGEKSLGKKESWKEAHIDRMLRMVERDKNHPSVIIWSLGNEAGNGVNFYEGYKAIKAADATGRPVQYERVHLNHHIFVFDWNSDIIVPQYPGPDYLEWYGQHKTDRPYIASEYAHSMGNSTGNFQDYWDVIERYPNLQGGFIWDWVDQALWKTDKRGRYLAYGGDFGENMPSDGNFVLNGVINADRSIQPALHEVKKAYEYINFKSTDLRYGYVQVENIYDFVNLKEFDFKAFVKADGKVIKTIDLPELDIEPHMGKAVRVDLKGITPEPGTEYFLTLEARTKKPWNVLPKGHLLAHEQMKLPLEKKATAQLPAGNALKVKDGKKELTIGNAETKVVFDKQTGQMLALSAKGVEYLEKNGGPTPDFWRAPVDNDFGNHMAKKAARWKKATEAQTLESFASKTLDNGQVEVTAEYSLPETQARLRVRYTVAGTGAVKVENTLTAGEADPDMPRFGMSLRVPAQYDNITYFGRGPWENYRDRNVAAFVDLFEKKAEDFYEAYARPQENGYRTAVRWTAALNAKGDGLLAIATSERTNRRNIIRMTGDNEAYWPVYGKEKYLGMTAMPYLSEDFEGKKHTVDVKKRPFVRLNLDYGQRGVGGTDSWWAEPMRKYQIKNNRKLSYGFILVPMKGADRKSLLKTSKLLWPEQADTAL from the coding sequence ACCCCTCTTCCGCACCCGCCGGATTCGAAAAGCCCGAGTTCTCAGTCAGTGACTGGGCCGACATCAAAGTGCCCGGCAACTGGGAGGTGGAAGGCTTCGGCGTACCGATCTACGTCAACCACCCTTACGAATTCGCCGACCGCCGTACCAAGCTTACCGAAATGGACGGCCCGGAACCGCCCCGAGTACCGCACGATTTCAACCCCGTGGGCTGTTACCGCAGGGACTTTACCCTGCCGGAAAAATGGTCAGGCCGGAAGGTATTCGCCCACTTCGGCGCGGTCAATTCCGGATTCTACCTTTACGTCAACGGCCAAGAGGTGGGCTATAGCCAAGGCAGTAAATTGCCGGCGGAATTCGACATCACCAAATTCCTGAAGCCCGGCAAAAACACCATGGCGGCGAAGATCTACCGCTGGACCGACGGCAGTTACTTGGAGTGCCAAGACTTCTGGCGCATCAGCGGCATAGAGCGCAGCGTATTTCTCTACAGCCAACCCCAGCTCCGCGTACGCGACTTCGGCGTAAAGAGCGTACTGGATGCCGCCTACACCGACGGCCTGCTGACCCTGAACGTGGAACTGGTCAACCATACGGCCAAGAAACAGAACTTCCGCATAACCTACGAGCTGTTGGACGAGAACGGCGGCACCGTAAAGGCCGAGGAACGCAAGGCTACGGCCAACCCGGGAGCCACCAAGCTGGAGTTTTCGGCGGAAGTGGAAAAAGTAAAACAGTGGAACACCGAACAGCCCAACCTCTACACGCTGTTGGTCACGCTCAAGGACAAAAAGGGAAAGACGATCGAGAGCCTGTCGGACAAAATCGGATTCCGCTCGGTGGAGATCAAGCGTGGACAACTGTTGGTCAACGGTGTGGCGGTATTGCTCAAGGGAGCCAACCTCCACGAGCATGATCCCGAAACGGGCCACGTGGTAAGCGAGGAAACCATGCGCGAGGACTTGCGCCTGATGAAAACCCACAACCTGAACGCCGTACGCCTAAGCCACTACCCCCAGCCCGAACTGTGGTACGAGCTCTGCGACGAGTACGGAATCTACGTCGTGGATGAGGCCAATATAGAGTCGCACGGAATGTACTACGGCGAAAAATCATTGGGCAAGAAAGAGTCTTGGAAAGAGGCGCACATCGACAGGATGCTCCGTATGGTGGAGCGCGACAAGAACCACCCGAGCGTGATCATCTGGTCGTTGGGCAACGAGGCCGGTAACGGCGTCAACTTTTACGAGGGCTACAAGGCCATCAAGGCCGCCGACGCCACCGGGCGCCCCGTACAGTACGAGCGCGTACATTTGAACCACCATATCTTCGTATTTGACTGGAACTCGGATATCATCGTACCGCAATACCCTGGGCCCGACTATCTGGAATGGTACGGCCAACACAAAACCGACCGCCCCTATATAGCCAGCGAATACGCCCACTCCATGGGCAACAGCACCGGCAACTTCCAAGACTATTGGGATGTGATAGAGCGCTACCCGAACCTGCAGGGTGGCTTTATCTGGGACTGGGTGGACCAAGCCCTCTGGAAAACCGACAAGCGCGGACGCTACTTGGCCTACGGCGGAGACTTCGGCGAGAATATGCCTTCCGACGGCAACTTCGTACTCAACGGAGTGATCAACGCCGACCGCTCCATACAGCCCGCCCTGCACGAGGTAAAAAAGGCCTACGAGTATATCAACTTCAAGTCCACTGACCTGCGCTACGGCTACGTACAGGTGGAGAATATCTACGACTTCGTAAACCTGAAGGAATTTGACTTCAAGGCCTTCGTAAAGGCCGACGGCAAAGTGATAAAGACCATCGACCTGCCGGAACTGGATATAGAACCGCATATGGGCAAAGCAGTACGCGTAGACCTGAAGGGGATAACGCCCGAGCCCGGCACCGAATATTTCCTGACGCTGGAGGCCCGGACCAAGAAGCCTTGGAACGTACTGCCGAAAGGCCATCTGTTGGCTCATGAGCAGATGAAACTGCCGTTGGAAAAGAAAGCCACGGCCCAACTGCCCGCCGGCAATGCGCTAAAAGTAAAAGACGGCAAGAAAGAGCTGACGATTGGCAACGCCGAAACCAAAGTGGTGTTCGACAAGCAAACGGGACAGATGCTTGCGCTCAGCGCCAAGGGCGTGGAATACTTGGAGAAAAACGGAGGCCCCACACCTGACTTCTGGCGCGCGCCTGTAGACAATGACTTCGGGAACCATATGGCCAAAAAGGCCGCCCGCTGGAAGAAAGCCACCGAAGCGCAGACGCTGGAAAGCTTCGCAAGCAAAACGCTGGACAACGGACAAGTGGAGGTAACGGCCGAATACAGCCTGCCCGAGACGCAAGCCCGCCTGCGGGTACGCTATACGGTAGCCGGAACGGGCGCAGTAAAAGTGGAAAACACCCTGACCGCCGGCGAGGCCGACCCCGATATGCCGCGCTTCGGTATGAGCCTGCGCGTACCGGCCCAGTACGACAACATCACCTACTTCGGTCGCGGCCCGTGGGAAAATTACCGAGACCGTAACGTAGCGGCCTTCGTGGACCTGTTTGAGAAAAAGGCCGAAGACTTCTATGAGGCCTACGCGCGTCCGCAAGAGAACGGCTACCGCACGGCGGTACGCTGGACGGCCGCCCTCAACGCCAAGGGCGACGGCCTATTGGCCATAGCCACCAGCGAGCGCACAAACCGCCGCAACATCATCCGTATGACCGGCGACAACGAAGCCTACTGGCCCGTATACGGCAAGGAAAAATACTTGGGAATGACCGCCATGCCATACCTCAGCGAGGACTTCGAAGGCAAGAAGCACACGGTGGACGTAAAGAAGCGCCCCTTCGTACGCCTCAACCTGGACTACGGCCAGCGCGGCGTAGGCGGCACCGACAGCTGGTGGGCAGAGCCGATGCGCAAATACCAGATCAAGAACAACCGCAAGCTCAGCTACGGCTTTATCTTGGTACCGATGAAAGGCGCCGACCGCAAAAGCCTGCTGAAGACTTCCAAACTTCTCTGGCCCGAGCAAGCGGATACGGCGCTATAA